A window of Microbacterium luteolum contains these coding sequences:
- a CDS encoding ABC transporter permease — translation MNWVTDNLGLILELTLVHLRQSIAPIVLGFVLSLPLGWVAWRYRLVRGPIIVLTGLLYTIPSLALLILLPATLGYSAISETNLVIALTIYAVAILVRAVADGLDSVDDGVRQAATATGFAPFRRFWAVEFPLAGPVILAGLRVAAVSTISLATVGILIGVTNLGYLFTNGLERRIIAEVFAGVVAVVIIALVIDLILLLIGRALMPWTTATSRVSASRAVPVRAAA, via the coding sequence GTGAACTGGGTCACCGACAACCTCGGCCTGATCCTCGAGCTGACGCTGGTGCACCTGCGGCAGAGCATCGCGCCGATCGTGCTCGGCTTCGTGCTGTCGCTCCCGCTCGGCTGGGTCGCGTGGCGCTACCGGCTCGTGCGCGGTCCGATCATCGTGCTCACGGGGTTGCTCTACACGATCCCCTCGCTGGCCCTGCTGATCCTGCTGCCGGCCACGCTCGGCTATTCCGCGATCAGCGAGACCAACCTCGTGATCGCCCTGACGATCTACGCGGTAGCGATCCTGGTCCGCGCGGTCGCCGACGGCCTCGACTCGGTCGACGACGGCGTCCGCCAGGCGGCGACCGCCACCGGCTTCGCACCGTTCCGCCGCTTCTGGGCCGTCGAGTTCCCGCTCGCGGGCCCCGTGATCCTCGCGGGACTTCGAGTCGCCGCCGTCAGCACGATCTCGCTCGCGACCGTCGGCATCCTGATCGGCGTCACCAACCTCGGCTACCTCTTCACGAACGGGCTCGAGCGCCGCATCATCGCCGAGGTGTTCGCCGGCGTCGTCGCTGTCGTGATCATCGCGCTCGTGATCGACCTGATCCTGCTGCTGATCGGACGCGCGCTGATGCCGTGGACGACGGCCACGAGTCGTGTCTCCGCGAGCCGCGCCGTTCCGGTGAGGGCAGCCGCATGA
- a CDS encoding ABC transporter ATP-binding protein, producing the protein MIEFRNVTKQFPDGTVAVDDFSLVLPSRKTTVFVGSSGCGKTTLLRMINRMVEPTSGDIEIDGENVLVGDPVQLRRRIGYVMQNSGLMPHFSVIDNVATVLRLTGVKKPEAHKRARALLDTVGLDQALAERYPSQLSGGQQQRVGVARGLAADPNILLMDEPFGAVDPIVRADLQQETLRLQHELDKTVVFVTHDIDEAFLLGDQVVILDKGARIVQVGSPSEIIENPADDFVAAFIGADRGRRALHLKETPHGTVVVDSEGRTQGAIVAEAETDAVATTAGQDGLS; encoded by the coding sequence ATGATCGAGTTCCGCAACGTCACGAAGCAGTTCCCCGACGGCACCGTCGCCGTCGATGACTTCAGCCTGGTCCTGCCGTCGCGCAAGACCACGGTCTTCGTCGGCTCCTCCGGGTGCGGCAAGACCACCCTGCTGCGCATGATCAACCGCATGGTCGAGCCGACCTCAGGCGACATCGAGATCGACGGGGAGAACGTGCTCGTCGGTGATCCGGTGCAGCTGCGCCGCCGCATCGGCTACGTCATGCAGAACTCGGGCCTGATGCCGCACTTCTCGGTGATCGACAACGTCGCCACCGTGCTGCGGCTGACCGGTGTGAAGAAGCCCGAGGCGCACAAGCGGGCACGTGCCCTGCTCGACACGGTCGGCCTCGATCAGGCGCTCGCCGAGCGGTATCCGAGCCAGCTGTCCGGCGGGCAGCAGCAGCGCGTCGGCGTCGCCCGAGGCCTCGCCGCCGACCCGAACATTCTGCTGATGGACGAGCCGTTCGGTGCCGTCGACCCGATCGTCCGCGCCGACCTGCAGCAGGAGACCCTGCGACTGCAGCACGAGCTCGACAAGACGGTGGTCTTCGTCACGCACGACATCGACGAGGCGTTCCTGCTTGGCGACCAGGTGGTCATCCTCGACAAGGGCGCGCGCATCGTGCAGGTGGGCAGCCCGAGCGAGATCATCGAGAACCCGGCGGATGACTTCGTCGCCGCGTTCATCGGCGCCGACCGCGGACGCCGCGCGCTGCACCTCAAGGAGACGCCGCACGGCACCGTCGTCGTCGACTCCGAGGGGCGCACGCAGGGAGCGATCGTGGCAGAGGCCGAGACGGATGCCGTCGCCACGACCGCCGGGCAGGACGGACTGTCGTGA
- a CDS encoding DUF427 domain-containing protein, which yields MKAVLAGTVIAEADESDLVRIEGNWYFPPASIAQGALVESPTPYTCPWKGAAQYFSVQTGDELHTDYAWSYPNPYPTAFDRVGKDFSGYVAFDPRVQISE from the coding sequence ATGAAGGCTGTACTCGCAGGAACCGTCATCGCCGAAGCCGACGAGAGCGATCTCGTCCGCATCGAGGGCAACTGGTACTTCCCGCCGGCATCCATCGCGCAGGGCGCCCTCGTCGAGAGCCCCACGCCGTACACCTGTCCGTGGAAGGGCGCGGCCCAGTACTTCTCGGTGCAGACCGGAGACGAGCTGCACACCGACTACGCCTGGTCGTACCCGAACCCGTACCCGACCGCGTTCGACCGCGTCGGCAAGGACTTCTCCGGCTACGTGGCCTTCGATCCGCGCGTGCAGATCTCCGAATGA
- a CDS encoding dihydrolipoyl dehydrogenase family protein, with amino-acid sequence MTAAEKTDEYDLIVLGGGAVGENVADRAVQGGLTAIIVESELVGGECSYWACMPSKALLRPAQALRAAQHVGGASQAVTGTLDVRAVFDRRDSFTSNWSDDGQVKWLDSAGIDLARGFGRLTGEREVTVTDADGGTRVLRARHAVAISTGSEAVIPPIDGLREAAPWTSREATSAEELPKSLAVIGGGVVAVEMATVYASLGSTVTLIARGELLSSMEPFAGERVAAGLKELGVDVRTSTGTTSVRRGDDGVTITLEGGEEITASEVLAATGRSAHNRDIGLETVGLEPGKWIETDDTLRVPGSDWLYAVGDVTGRVLLTHQGKYQARAAGDVIAARAKGEEVDDAPWGRHVATADHAAVPQVTFSFPEVASAGLTEAAAREAGHEVAVVDYDLGWVAGASVYEDGFEGQARLVIDTARDVVIGATFVGPEVAELIQAATVAIVGEVPIARLWHAVPAYPTISEIWLRLLEGYGRQSA; translated from the coding sequence ATGACTGCTGCCGAGAAGACCGACGAGTACGACCTGATCGTCCTGGGCGGAGGTGCCGTGGGCGAGAACGTCGCCGATCGCGCCGTGCAGGGCGGGCTCACCGCGATCATCGTGGAGAGCGAGCTCGTCGGAGGCGAGTGCTCGTACTGGGCGTGCATGCCCTCGAAGGCGCTGCTGCGTCCGGCCCAGGCTCTGCGCGCCGCGCAGCACGTGGGCGGCGCATCGCAGGCGGTGACCGGGACGCTCGACGTGCGGGCCGTCTTCGACCGTCGCGATTCGTTCACGAGCAACTGGTCGGACGACGGCCAGGTGAAGTGGCTCGACTCGGCCGGCATCGACCTCGCCCGCGGCTTCGGCCGGCTCACCGGTGAGCGCGAGGTCACCGTGACGGATGCCGACGGCGGAACGCGCGTGCTGCGCGCCCGTCACGCGGTCGCGATCAGCACCGGGTCGGAAGCCGTCATCCCGCCGATCGACGGGCTGCGCGAAGCCGCGCCGTGGACCAGTCGGGAGGCGACGAGCGCCGAGGAGCTGCCGAAGAGCCTCGCCGTCATCGGCGGTGGTGTCGTGGCCGTCGAGATGGCCACGGTCTACGCATCGCTCGGCTCGACCGTGACGCTCATCGCCCGGGGCGAGCTGCTCTCGTCGATGGAGCCCTTCGCCGGTGAGCGCGTGGCCGCCGGTCTGAAGGAGCTGGGCGTCGACGTGCGCACCTCGACCGGCACGACCTCCGTCCGCCGCGGCGATGACGGCGTCACGATCACGCTGGAGGGCGGCGAGGAGATCACCGCGAGCGAGGTGCTCGCCGCGACCGGTCGCTCCGCGCACAACCGCGACATCGGTCTGGAGACGGTCGGCCTCGAGCCCGGGAAGTGGATCGAGACGGATGACACGCTGCGCGTGCCAGGGAGCGACTGGCTGTACGCGGTGGGCGACGTGACGGGCCGCGTGCTCCTGACGCATCAGGGCAAGTACCAGGCGCGGGCGGCCGGAGACGTCATCGCCGCGCGCGCCAAGGGCGAGGAGGTCGACGACGCCCCGTGGGGTCGGCATGTCGCCACCGCCGATCACGCGGCGGTTCCGCAGGTCACCTTCTCGTTCCCCGAGGTCGCCTCCGCCGGTCTCACCGAGGCCGCTGCCCGCGAGGCGGGGCACGAGGTCGCGGTCGTCGACTACGACCTGGGCTGGGTCGCCGGCGCCAGCGTGTACGAGGACGGGTTCGAGGGCCAGGCGCGGCTCGTGATCGACACCGCCCGCGACGTCGTGATCGGGGCGACCTTCGTCGGCCCCGAGGTGGCCGAGCTCATCCAGGCCGCCACGGTCGCGATCGTGGGAGAGGTGCCGATCGCACGGCTCTGGCACGCGGTGCCGGCATACCCGACGATCAGCGAGATCTGGCTCCGTCTGCTGGAGGGCTACGGCCGCCAGTCCGCGTGA
- a CDS encoding biotin transporter BioY — protein sequence MSTSHPARSSAVLGRIAVFSALIVVLGTVIVPLPGGVPITAQTLGVMLAGLVLGPRVAPLAVLLVLALAAIGLPVLAGGRGGLGVFVGPSAGYLLGWVAGVVVIGLLMRTGRFTWWRAATASLLGGVLVVYAVGIPVQALVTGVPLDLTALSSLAFLPGDLIKVAAATLVVVALKRAYPRAFPAHRTPPEPVAA from the coding sequence ATGTCGACATCCCACCCCGCCCGCTCCAGCGCCGTGCTCGGTCGCATCGCGGTCTTCTCCGCGCTGATCGTCGTGCTCGGCACCGTCATCGTGCCGCTGCCCGGAGGCGTGCCGATCACCGCGCAGACACTGGGGGTCATGCTTGCCGGACTCGTGCTGGGCCCCCGGGTCGCGCCCCTCGCTGTCCTCCTCGTCCTCGCGCTCGCCGCGATCGGGCTCCCCGTGCTGGCCGGCGGCCGCGGCGGACTCGGCGTGTTCGTCGGCCCCAGTGCCGGCTACCTCCTCGGCTGGGTCGCCGGCGTCGTGGTGATCGGACTCCTCATGCGCACGGGCCGTTTCACGTGGTGGCGCGCGGCGACGGCATCCCTGCTCGGCGGTGTGCTCGTCGTCTACGCCGTCGGCATCCCGGTGCAGGCGCTCGTGACGGGCGTTCCCCTGGATCTCACGGCCCTGTCGAGCCTGGCGTTCCTGCCCGGAGACCTCATCAAGGTGGCGGCGGCCACGCTGGTCGTCGTCGCGCTGAAGCGCGCCTATCCGCGGGCGTTCCCCGCCCATCGCACGCCGCCGGAGCCCGTCGCGGCCTGA
- a CDS encoding ANL family adenylate-forming protein, with translation MVAKDARLTYGELYAESQRISTALDHLLRGTAVGTALPPIVAVCLTTAFDTARLVVAAEAGDRIVTVIDAHGPVSLQRQQLATTGATVVITDSPALRDALRADDWPGLILGLPELMRTDRLPADPTPSADDAPFLLLTSSGTTGAPKAFLKTRAQYAANIDVSLRHLGAMDDIATFAPGPMSYSLTLYTLFEVLATGGRLHVADRLEELWLTSRVRDEGITRLVTVPAALHALADAATRKPRRYDGIERIITGGAALSSHARARIAEALPGADATGYFGTGELGFIGDDRAGGKMIRLYPQVEAQVRDDHGAVLPLGAFGTLWVRSRSCSTGYLPGTTTSSLTDADGWASVHDQGHLRGRDFTFVGRRGDVVTTGGHTVALDEVERAFDGMPQLGVVCAIAEAQPALGVRIALVVEGEAPPRAELRAWAGDRLAPASVPRRWYALPELPRTSGGKVRRAAVAELIVRGQGRR, from the coding sequence ATCGTCGCGAAGGACGCCCGCCTGACGTACGGCGAGCTCTACGCGGAGTCGCAGCGGATCTCGACGGCCCTCGACCACCTGCTCCGGGGCACCGCGGTCGGCACCGCCCTGCCGCCGATCGTCGCCGTCTGCCTGACCACCGCGTTCGACACCGCCCGCCTCGTCGTGGCGGCGGAGGCCGGCGACCGCATCGTCACCGTGATCGACGCGCACGGGCCCGTCTCGCTGCAGAGGCAGCAGCTCGCCACGACCGGGGCGACCGTCGTCATCACGGATTCGCCCGCCCTGCGGGATGCGCTGCGCGCCGACGACTGGCCCGGGCTGATCCTCGGCCTCCCCGAGCTGATGCGGACCGACCGGCTGCCGGCCGACCCGACGCCGAGCGCCGACGACGCCCCGTTCCTCCTGCTGACCTCCTCGGGGACGACCGGGGCGCCCAAGGCCTTCCTGAAGACGCGGGCACAGTACGCGGCGAACATCGACGTCTCCCTCCGTCACTTGGGTGCGATGGACGACATCGCCACCTTCGCGCCCGGACCCATGTCGTACAGCCTGACCCTGTACACGCTGTTCGAGGTCCTCGCGACCGGCGGCCGGCTGCACGTCGCCGACCGCCTCGAGGAGCTGTGGCTCACCTCCCGCGTGCGCGACGAGGGCATCACGCGCCTGGTCACGGTACCCGCGGCACTGCACGCACTCGCCGACGCCGCGACCCGCAAACCCCGACGATACGACGGCATCGAACGGATCATCACCGGCGGCGCGGCGCTCTCATCGCACGCCCGCGCCCGGATCGCCGAAGCACTCCCGGGCGCCGACGCCACCGGCTATTTCGGCACCGGCGAGCTCGGCTTCATCGGCGACGATCGTGCGGGGGGAAAGATGATCCGTCTCTATCCGCAGGTGGAGGCGCAGGTGCGCGACGATCACGGTGCGGTGCTGCCGCTCGGCGCGTTCGGCACTCTCTGGGTGCGCTCGCGCTCCTGCTCGACCGGATACCTCCCCGGCACGACGACGTCATCGCTGACGGATGCCGACGGCTGGGCGAGCGTGCACGATCAAGGTCACCTGCGGGGCCGGGACTTCACCTTCGTCGGCAGACGCGGCGACGTCGTCACCACGGGTGGGCACACGGTCGCGCTCGACGAGGTGGAGCGTGCGTTCGACGGCATGCCCCAGCTCGGCGTCGTGTGCGCGATCGCCGAGGCTCAGCCTGCTCTCGGCGTGCGCATCGCGCTGGTCGTCGAGGGAGAGGCGCCGCCCCGGGCGGAGTTGCGCGCCTGGGCGGGCGACCGGCTGGCCCCGGCATCCGTTCCTCGCCGCTGGTACGCCCTGCCGGAGCTTCCGCGGACCTCCGGCGGCAAGGTCCGCCGCGCCGCCGTCGCCGAGCTCATCGTCCGTGGACAGGGGCGACGATGA
- a CDS encoding beta-ketoacyl-[acyl-carrier-protein] synthase family protein: MSARRSAVVTGVGAVTPSGQTAPALWASVRAGRSGITRLPPELSGSVQVGGVVRGFAAPVELPAPLVRHLTPMQQWAITAANEAMTTAGATPGLGLPWSPPEVQVVVATGSGPVDAVLRADATLRERGPRAVPPGLTVYGTADAVAGVLSRRYGILGQTHAVTAACASGAVAIGEGLRRIRHGYADAVLVVGMDDCLGPLHLAAHANLRSVVTGFADEPASASRPFDRARRGFVMSQGAAAVLLEAGDLARRRGARPVATVAGFGATGDAHHATAPDPVAAGATRAIEACLSDAGVAASEIDHVNTHGTGTVLGDDAELVALRNALGRRAPAVPLTATKSTTGHLLGAAGVVEAVIAAMSLRDQLLPPTINLSDPADGWDFVRDTERSHPVDAILSTSFGFGGHNAALLLTGP; encoded by the coding sequence ATGAGCGCCCGGAGGTCCGCCGTCGTGACGGGCGTCGGCGCCGTGACCCCCAGTGGCCAGACGGCACCGGCGCTGTGGGCGTCCGTGCGGGCCGGACGCAGCGGCATCACCCGCCTGCCGCCGGAGCTCTCCGGATCGGTGCAGGTCGGCGGAGTCGTCCGCGGTTTCGCGGCTCCCGTCGAACTTCCGGCACCGCTCGTCCGCCACCTCACGCCGATGCAGCAGTGGGCGATCACCGCGGCCAACGAGGCCATGACGACCGCGGGCGCGACGCCGGGCCTCGGCCTTCCGTGGAGCCCGCCTGAGGTGCAGGTGGTCGTCGCCACGGGCTCCGGACCGGTCGACGCGGTGCTGCGCGCGGACGCGACCCTGCGCGAACGCGGCCCCCGCGCGGTGCCGCCGGGACTCACGGTCTACGGAACGGCGGATGCCGTCGCCGGCGTCCTCAGCCGTCGATACGGAATCCTCGGCCAGACCCACGCCGTCACCGCGGCCTGCGCGAGCGGTGCCGTCGCGATCGGGGAGGGTCTCCGGCGGATCCGTCACGGATACGCGGATGCCGTGCTGGTCGTCGGGATGGACGACTGCCTCGGTCCGCTGCATCTCGCGGCGCACGCGAACCTCCGTTCCGTGGTCACGGGCTTCGCCGACGAACCGGCATCGGCCTCCCGGCCCTTCGACCGCGCACGCCGCGGCTTCGTCATGTCGCAGGGCGCGGCCGCGGTGCTGCTCGAGGCCGGAGACCTCGCGAGGCGGCGCGGTGCGCGACCGGTCGCGACGGTGGCCGGGTTCGGCGCGACCGGCGATGCGCATCACGCCACGGCCCCGGACCCTGTGGCCGCCGGCGCGACCAGGGCGATCGAAGCCTGCCTCTCGGATGCCGGTGTCGCCGCATCCGAGATCGATCACGTGAACACGCACGGCACGGGCACGGTCCTCGGCGACGACGCCGAGCTCGTCGCGCTGCGGAATGCGCTCGGCCGTCGTGCGCCGGCCGTCCCGCTCACGGCGACCAAGTCCACCACCGGACACCTGCTCGGCGCGGCCGGCGTCGTCGAGGCCGTCATCGCCGCGATGAGCCTGCGCGACCAGCTGCTCCCACCGACGATCAACCTGTCCGATCCCGCGGACGGCTGGGACTTCGTCCGCGACACCGAGCGATCGCATCCGGTCGACGCGATCCTGTCGACCTCGTTCGGCTTCGGCGGTCACAACGCGGCCCTCCTGCTCACCGGCCCCTGA
- a CDS encoding alcohol dehydrogenase catalytic domain-containing protein, translating to MSADAVTEVESRTMRAVVQRTFGGSEVLQVEEVPLPEPAEGEVRVRIAAAGVHAVDTAIRRDAGPPSMPRPVLPMTPGREVAGVVDAVGPGVDAAIVGSRVVAHVGFRSGGYAEFALAPVESLHPVPDGVTFPQAVATIGTGRTAQLVLDSVEIGPEDVVVIPGASGGLGSQLAQLALSVGATVVALHGGEAKRAVVEQLARGERLAGGRLLPLDATDESWPARMAELLGEQQPSVLLDGVGGATGRAALETLGRGARVVIIGWSSGEVLRLDSDDIVERSLTVTVPLGRALPDLRLLETRALAAVAEGRTVPPVDEYRLEDAAAAHDAIEQRRQRGKVVLVP from the coding sequence ATGAGCGCGGATGCTGTGACGGAAGTCGAGTCGCGGACCATGCGGGCGGTCGTGCAGCGGACGTTCGGGGGGAGTGAGGTGCTGCAGGTCGAAGAGGTGCCGCTGCCCGAACCCGCGGAGGGGGAGGTGCGTGTGCGCATCGCCGCCGCCGGTGTGCACGCGGTCGACACCGCCATCCGTCGCGACGCCGGTCCGCCGTCGATGCCGAGACCTGTGCTTCCGATGACGCCGGGGCGCGAAGTTGCCGGTGTCGTGGATGCCGTGGGGCCGGGCGTCGACGCGGCTATCGTCGGATCGCGGGTCGTCGCCCACGTGGGCTTCCGCAGCGGCGGATACGCAGAGTTCGCGCTGGCACCGGTCGAGTCCCTCCACCCCGTCCCCGACGGCGTGACCTTCCCGCAGGCCGTCGCCACGATCGGCACCGGACGCACGGCTCAGCTCGTGCTGGATTCCGTGGAGATCGGGCCGGAAGACGTCGTCGTCATCCCCGGGGCATCGGGCGGCCTCGGAAGCCAGCTCGCGCAGCTCGCCCTGTCGGTCGGGGCCACGGTCGTCGCACTGCACGGCGGCGAGGCGAAGCGCGCCGTGGTCGAGCAGCTCGCACGCGGCGAGAGGCTCGCCGGAGGCCGACTGCTGCCGCTGGACGCGACCGATGAGTCGTGGCCGGCGCGGATGGCCGAGCTCCTCGGCGAGCAGCAGCCCTCGGTCCTGCTCGACGGCGTCGGCGGCGCGACGGGTCGAGCAGCGCTCGAGACACTCGGCCGCGGGGCCCGCGTCGTGATCATCGGCTGGTCGAGCGGCGAGGTTCTGCGCCTCGACTCCGACGACATCGTCGAGCGCTCCCTCACCGTCACCGTTCCGCTCGGACGAGCTCTGCCGGACCTGCGGCTGCTCGAGACCCGAGCGCTCGCCGCGGTGGCGGAAGGGCGTACCGTTCCGCCCGTCGACGAGTATCGACTCGAGGATGCCGCGGCGGCGCATGACGCCATCGAGCAGCGTCGGCAGCGCGGGAAGGTCGTGCTGGTGCCGTAG
- a CDS encoding MFS transporter, with amino-acid sequence MSSEYLWITIGACALVFLGAFESLAVTTVMPTVSADLDGERLYALAFAGPLATSVIGMVIAGNWSDRRGPVAPLYTSVAMFVVGLLIAGLAPSMEILVAGRFAQGLGSGGLMVALYVVVARVYPQALHPAVFAGFAAAWVIPSLIGPTVAGAVTELWSWHWVFLGVVILVLVALFMVIPALRGLSNDGDATTPWAFGRLGWSVLAAVAVLALNLVGDIPGVGTALAAVAVVVALIAVRPLVPRGTLRARRGLPSVILVRGLAAAAFFGAQVYLPYLLTDRYDLTPTLAGLSLTGGALAWSAAATVQGRMGTRLSSITAVRVGTILVLIGIALTVATAGFGWDAAMIAVAWVVAGVGMGLMSPRTSALTLSMSTPENQGFNSGAMTVADSFGSALALAVTGTLFTAVAAVADPFTAVFALAAVVAVAAAVLAPRMRTRAGADETHEEVGA; translated from the coding sequence ATGAGCAGCGAGTACCTCTGGATCACGATCGGCGCGTGCGCGCTCGTGTTCCTCGGGGCCTTCGAGTCGCTGGCCGTGACGACCGTGATGCCCACGGTCAGCGCCGACCTCGACGGCGAGCGGCTGTACGCGCTCGCCTTCGCCGGGCCCTTGGCCACCAGCGTGATCGGCATGGTGATCGCGGGCAACTGGTCGGATCGCCGGGGTCCCGTCGCGCCGCTGTACACGTCGGTCGCCATGTTCGTCGTCGGGCTGCTCATCGCGGGCCTCGCGCCGAGCATGGAGATCCTCGTCGCCGGGCGCTTCGCCCAGGGGTTGGGCAGCGGAGGGCTGATGGTGGCCCTGTACGTGGTCGTCGCCCGGGTGTACCCGCAGGCGCTGCATCCCGCCGTCTTCGCCGGGTTCGCCGCGGCCTGGGTCATCCCGTCGCTCATCGGCCCGACGGTGGCGGGCGCCGTGACGGAACTCTGGAGCTGGCACTGGGTCTTCCTTGGCGTGGTCATCCTGGTGCTCGTCGCCCTGTTCATGGTGATCCCCGCACTGCGCGGGCTCTCGAACGACGGAGATGCGACGACGCCGTGGGCGTTCGGGCGGCTCGGCTGGTCGGTGCTGGCAGCCGTGGCGGTGCTCGCCCTGAACCTGGTCGGGGACATCCCCGGAGTCGGCACGGCGCTCGCGGCCGTCGCGGTCGTGGTCGCGCTCATCGCCGTGCGGCCGCTCGTGCCCCGCGGCACGCTTCGAGCTCGTCGAGGGCTGCCCTCTGTCATCCTCGTCCGCGGGCTCGCCGCTGCCGCCTTCTTCGGTGCGCAGGTCTACCTGCCGTACCTGTTGACCGACCGCTACGACCTCACCCCGACGCTCGCCGGGCTCTCCCTGACCGGCGGGGCGCTCGCCTGGTCGGCCGCCGCGACAGTGCAGGGGCGGATGGGCACGCGGCTGTCGAGCATCACCGCGGTGCGGGTGGGGACGATCCTCGTCCTGATCGGCATCGCCCTGACCGTCGCGACCGCCGGCTTCGGCTGGGATGCCGCGATGATCGCCGTCGCCTGGGTCGTCGCGGGAGTGGGGATGGGACTGATGAGCCCCCGCACCAGCGCGTTGACGCTCTCGATGTCGACGCCCGAGAACCAGGGCTTCAACAGCGGCGCGATGACGGTCGCCGACTCGTTCGGCAGCGCGCTGGCGTTGGCCGTGACCGGGACGCTCTTCACCGCCGTCGCCGCGGTCGCGGATCCGTTCACCGCTGTCTTCGCCCTCGCGGCCGTCGTGGCTGTCGCCGCGGCTGTGCTGGCGCCACGGATGAGGACGCGGGCCGGAGCGGATGAGACGCACGAGGAGGTCGGCGCATGA
- a CDS encoding lactonase family protein — translation MTRFWLGGYGPAMDGQADGIGLLAGDEGREATTLAYRGAVAETPSPSWLAQHPSLDVVYAALEADAQVQAFARTGEAALSPLGDPVAVGENVCHLAVAPNGAFLIASCYGDGRVVRIGLDAAGRLVPAHGKADAAAALRAALFGDEDPDAPAATPPGDGVAASDPHAAGADRVSHAHAAAFLPDGRIATTDLGFDLVRFWKQSANGLILDHEVVLPLGTGPRHMVVHPSGHLHVVTEYSCEVFTLAAGVDGTWRVVSSTLSSPIAEIGTDFPAELARSRDGQFLYTALRGSNTIATLRVRGGGEALESVALADSGVDWPRHHLVHEGKMLVAGQRSDTVTLLDLDERTGAALGIRHEAQVPAPTHFLPVR, via the coding sequence ATGACACGGTTCTGGCTCGGCGGCTACGGCCCCGCGATGGACGGGCAGGCCGACGGCATCGGCCTGCTCGCCGGCGACGAAGGGCGCGAGGCCACCACGCTCGCCTACCGCGGCGCGGTCGCCGAGACGCCGTCGCCGTCGTGGCTGGCGCAGCATCCGTCTCTCGACGTCGTCTACGCGGCGCTGGAGGCGGACGCCCAGGTGCAGGCCTTCGCACGCACCGGCGAAGCAGCGCTCTCCCCGCTCGGCGACCCTGTCGCGGTCGGCGAGAACGTCTGCCACCTGGCCGTCGCCCCGAACGGCGCTTTCCTGATCGCGAGCTGCTACGGCGACGGACGCGTGGTGCGGATCGGTCTGGACGCGGCCGGCCGCCTCGTCCCGGCGCACGGGAAGGCGGATGCCGCGGCGGCGCTGCGCGCAGCCCTGTTCGGCGATGAGGACCCGGACGCACCGGCGGCGACCCCTCCGGGCGACGGCGTCGCCGCATCCGACCCGCACGCGGCCGGCGCCGACCGGGTATCGCACGCGCACGCCGCGGCGTTCCTGCCCGACGGCCGCATCGCCACCACCGACCTCGGGTTCGACCTCGTGCGGTTCTGGAAGCAGAGTGCGAACGGGTTGATCCTCGATCATGAGGTGGTCCTGCCGCTCGGCACCGGGCCTCGCCACATGGTCGTGCACCCCAGCGGACACCTGCATGTCGTGACCGAGTACTCGTGCGAGGTGTTCACCCTCGCCGCGGGTGTCGATGGCACCTGGCGCGTCGTGTCGTCGACCCTGTCGAGCCCGATCGCCGAGATCGGCACCGACTTCCCGGCCGAGCTCGCGCGCTCCCGCGACGGGCAGTTCCTCTACACCGCGCTCCGCGGCAGCAACACGATCGCGACCCTGCGGGTGCGCGGCGGCGGCGAGGCCCTCGAGTCGGTCGCGCTCGCCGACTCCGGCGTCGACTGGCCGCGCCACCATCTCGTGCACGAGGGCAAGATGCTCGTCGCCGGGCAGCGCTCCGACACCGTCACGCTGCTCGACCTCGACGAGCGCACGGGCGCGGCGCTCGGCATCCGCCACGAGGCCCAGGTGCCGGCGCCGACGCACTTCCTTCCCGTGCGCTGA